From the genome of Camelus dromedarius isolate mCamDro1 chromosome 19, mCamDro1.pat, whole genome shotgun sequence, one region includes:
- the POLR1H gene encoding DNA-directed RNA polymerase I subunit RPA12 isoform X1: MLRSRDRIGVTLQWGGGYSLSFVNKFLIPCVAFDHRSVMELAGTCSSFQSDLDFCPDCGSVLPLPGAQDTVTCTRCGFSINVRDFEGKMVKTSFVFRKLGTAMPVSMEEGPEFQGPVVDRRCARCGHEGMAYYTRQMRSADEGQTVFYTCTNCKFQEKEDS; this comes from the exons ATGCTTAGGTCCAGGGACAGAATAGGAGTGACCCTTCAGTGGGGAGGGGGCTActctctttcttttgttaataaaTTTCTCATCCCCTGCGTAGCCTTCGACCACCGGTCCGTCATGGAGCTCGCCGGCACCTGCTCCAGCTTTCAGTCAGACCTGGATTTCTGTCCGGATTGCGGCTCGGTCCTGCCTCTGCCCGGAGCTCAGGACACGGTTACCTGTACTCGCTGTGGCTTTTCCATCAACGTGCGAG ACTTTGAGGGGAAGATGGTGAAGACTTCATTTGTGTTCCGCAAACTGGGAACAGCCATGCCTGTATCAATGGAGGAAGGACCTGAATTCCAAGGACCCGTG GTTGACAGGCGCTGCGCTCGATGTGGTCATGAGGGAATGGCTTACTACACCAGACAGATGCGCTCAGCGGATGAAGGGCAGACTGTCTTCTACACCTGTACAAACTGCAA gttccaggagaaggaagactcttga
- the POLR1H gene encoding DNA-directed RNA polymerase I subunit RPA12 isoform X2 codes for MELAGTCSSFQSDLDFCPDCGSVLPLPGAQDTVTCTRCGFSINVRDFEGKMVKTSFVFRKLGTAMPVSMEEGPEFQGPVVDRRCARCGHEGMAYYTRQMRSADEGQTVFYTCTNCKFQEKEDS; via the exons ATGGAGCTCGCCGGCACCTGCTCCAGCTTTCAGTCAGACCTGGATTTCTGTCCGGATTGCGGCTCGGTCCTGCCTCTGCCCGGAGCTCAGGACACGGTTACCTGTACTCGCTGTGGCTTTTCCATCAACGTGCGAG ACTTTGAGGGGAAGATGGTGAAGACTTCATTTGTGTTCCGCAAACTGGGAACAGCCATGCCTGTATCAATGGAGGAAGGACCTGAATTCCAAGGACCCGTG GTTGACAGGCGCTGCGCTCGATGTGGTCATGAGGGAATGGCTTACTACACCAGACAGATGCGCTCAGCGGATGAAGGGCAGACTGTCTTCTACACCTGTACAAACTGCAA gttccaggagaaggaagactcttga
- the PPP1R11 gene encoding E3 ubiquitin-protein ligase PPP1R11 produces MAEAGAGLSETVTETTVTVTTEPENRSLTIKLRKRKPEKKVEWTSDTVDNEHMGRRSSKCCCIYEKPRAFGESSTESDEEEEEGCGHTHCVRGHRKGRRRATPGPSPTTPPQPPDPSQPPPGPMQH; encoded by the exons ATGGCTGAGGCAGGGGCCGGGCTGAGTGAGACCGTCACTGAGACAACGGTTACCGTGACAACCGAGCCC GAGAACCGGAGCCTAACCATCAAACTTCGGAAACGGAAGCCAGAGAAAAAAGTGGAATGGACGAGTGACACTGTGGACAACGAACACATGGGGCGCCGCTCATCAAAAT GCTGCTGTATTTATGAGAAACCTCGGGCCTTTGGCGAGAGCTCCACGGAGagtgatgaggaggaagaggagggctgTGGTCATACACACTGTGTACGGGGCCACCGCAAGGGACGGCGTCGTGCAACCCCGGGACCAagccccaccacccctccccagcctcctgacccctcccagccccctccaggGCCAATGCAGCACTAA
- the RNF39 gene encoding RING finger protein 39, with amino-acid sequence MEAPELLGPGLVERLEQLATCPLCGGPFEDPVLLACEHSFCRACLARCWGTPPATGPEASPTACPCCGLPCPRRSLRSNVRLAVEVRISRGLCEKLAEPGARTGKRRGGRIPTMGCLDPHGEDNRKTWRRFDAPTPKSSNSEDDLPEDYPVVKNMLHRLTADLTLDPSTAHRRLLVSADRRGVRLAPPGTPAPPDSPARFDQLPAVLGAQGFGAGRHCWEVETADAASCGDSSGEDEDDGESRYAVGAAGESVRRKGRVGLCPAGAVWAVEGRGGRLWALTAPEPTPLGGAGPPPRRIRVDLDWERGRVAFYDGRSLDLLFAFQAPGPLGERVFPLLCTCDPRAPLRIVPGEG; translated from the exons ATGGAGGCGCCGGAGCTGCTGGGCCCGGGGCTGGTGGAGCGTCTGGAGCAGCTGGCGACGTGCCCGCTGTGCGGGGGCCCCTTCGAGGACCCAGTGCTCCTGGCGTGTGAGCACAGCTTCTGCCGCGCGTGCCTGGCCCGCTGCTGGGGGACCCCGCCGGCGACCGGCCCCGAGGCGTCCCCCACCGCCTGCCCGTGCTGCGGCCTGCCGTGCCCCCGCCGCAGCCTGAGGTCGAACGTGCGGCTGGCCGTGGAGGTGCGCATCAGCCGCGGGCTGTGCGAGAAGCTGGCCGAGCCCGGGGCGCGCACGGGGAAACGCCGAGGGGGCCGCATCCCCACCATGGGCTGCCTGGACCCGCACGGAGAG GATAATAGGAAGACGTGGAGAAG atTTGATGCCCCAACGCCCAAGTCATCTAACTCAGAGGATGATCTCCCTGAAGATTATCCCGTGGTCAAAAACATGCTTCATAGACTGACGG CCGACCTCACCCTGGACCCTAGCACCGCACACCGGCGCCTGCTCGTCTCCGCGGACCGCCGCGGTGTCCGACTGGCCCCGCCAGGGACGCCTGCGCCTCCTGACAGCCCGGCGCGCTTCGATCAGCTCCCGGCGGTGCTGGGCGCGCAGGGCTTCGGGGCGGGCCGCCACTGCTGGGAGGTGGAGACCGCCGACGCCGCCTCCTGCGGAGACTCTTCCGGGGAGGACGAGGACGACGGGGAGAGCCGCTATGCCGTGGGCGCCGCCGGCGAGTCGGTGCGACGCAAGGGCCGAGTAGGGCTGTGCCCCGCGGGGGCCGTGTGGGCCGTGGAGGGCCGCGGCGGCCGCCTGTGGGCGCTCACAGCCCCGGAGCCCACCCCGCTGGGCGGCGCCGGGCCCCCGCCGCGGCGCATTCGCGTGGACTTGGACTGGGAGCGGGGCCGCGTGGCCTTCTACGACGGCCGCTCCCTCGACTTGCTCTTCGCCTTCCAGGCGCCCGGCCCCCTGGGGGAGCGCGTCTTCCCGCTGCTGTGCACCTGCGACCCCCGCGCCCCGCTACGCATCGTGCCCGGGGAAGGCTGA